A genomic window from Pseudomonadales bacterium includes:
- the ccmB gene encoding heme exporter protein CcmB: MHGNRRSGGLFIAQLRREFALLLQSLEEMLHPLVFLFLAMTLFALGTGGGPDALRDQAPAIIWVLVLLANLLSLDALFRRDYDDGTLEQLVLMAEPRFLPILAKILAHWVFSGLAMTLLAPVAALILFLPVEVLGKLMLGLLIGTPALSLIGAIGAALTVGLQRGGVLLALLVLPLYVPILIFGAGAVLEQMAGIGTLAQIYWLGVISMVAFTLAPFAVEAALKITLEQ; the protein is encoded by the coding sequence GTGCACGGTAACAGACGTTCCGGTGGCCTGTTCATCGCCCAGCTGCGCCGTGAATTCGCCCTGCTGCTGCAGAGTCTTGAAGAGATGCTGCATCCGCTGGTGTTTCTTTTTCTGGCGATGACCCTGTTCGCTCTTGGCACTGGTGGCGGACCGGATGCGCTGCGCGACCAGGCACCCGCCATCATCTGGGTGCTGGTACTGCTTGCCAATCTGCTCAGTCTCGATGCCCTGTTCCGCCGCGACTACGACGACGGCACCCTGGAGCAGCTGGTGCTGATGGCCGAGCCCAGATTTCTGCCGATTCTCGCAAAGATCCTGGCCCACTGGGTCTTCAGCGGCCTTGCCATGACCCTGCTGGCGCCGGTCGCGGCACTGATTCTGTTTCTGCCGGTCGAAGTGCTGGGCAAACTGATGCTCGGGCTGCTCATCGGCACGCCTGCGCTGAGTCTCATTGGTGCCATCGGTGCTGCGCTCACGGTCGGTCTGCAGCGGGGCGGGGTGCTGCTGGCGCTGCTGGTGCTGCCTCTGTATGTTCCGATCCTGATTTTCGGTGCAGGGGCGGTGCTGGAGCAGATGGCGGGCATCGGGACCCTGGCGCAGATCTACTGGCTGGGTGTGATTTCGATGGTGGCCTTCACGCTGGCGCCCTTTGCGGTGGAAGCGGCGTTGAAGATCACTCTGGAACAGTAG
- a CDS encoding heme lyase CcmF/NrfE family subunit → MTVELGHFALILALGFAVLIAVFGLGGAALGRLRWMQALGMLVAAQFAFILLAYAALTLGFIEDDFSVAYVAANSNSLLPWYYKASAVWGAHEGSFLLWTLIMAGWTLAVVLRSGDLPVRFLARVLGVMGLLNVGFLSFLLFTSNPFERLVPMTPADGADLNPLLQDFGLIVHPPMLYMGYVGFSVAFAFAIAALLSGRLDAAWARWSRPWSNIAWAFLTVGITLGSWWAYYELGWGGWWFWDPVENASFMPWLVGTALIHSLAVSEKRGTFKSWTLLLAIATFSLSLLGAFIVRSGVLTSVHAFAVDPTRGLFILIFLVLVVGGSLLIYGFRASAIRSRVHFELLSREAFLLLNNVLLVVAMAVVLLGTLYPLAVEAITGGDKISVGPPYFNAGFVPLMLLLAAALGLVSALNWKRTPLARIWLRLRWIAAGSLGFGVVVPLLASGAMSWQVGVTLVLAAWVVGSQALDVWLRIAGGLRRVPLAYWGMCLGHLGFACTLLGVALTSQLSVEKDLRMMAGDQVEIGGRVFEFIEVSQVRGPNYVAQRATFSVSEGDRRILMAPEKRSYLASRNLMTEAAIDPGFTRDLYVSMGEPIGDGAWAVRIQIKPFVRWIWFGGVLMALGGGLAVLDGRYRRLRRRLETPAGATVSAS, encoded by the coding sequence ATGACAGTTGAACTCGGCCATTTTGCGCTGATTCTCGCGCTGGGCTTCGCTGTCCTCATCGCCGTCTTCGGTCTGGGTGGTGCAGCACTGGGCAGGCTGCGCTGGATGCAGGCTCTGGGCATGCTGGTCGCCGCTCAGTTTGCTTTTATTCTGCTCGCCTACGCAGCACTCACCCTGGGCTTCATCGAAGACGATTTCTCGGTGGCTTATGTCGCGGCGAACTCCAATTCACTGCTGCCCTGGTACTACAAAGCCAGTGCGGTGTGGGGCGCTCATGAGGGATCGTTTTTGCTGTGGACGCTGATCATGGCGGGCTGGACACTGGCCGTGGTGCTGCGCAGCGGCGATCTGCCGGTACGCTTTCTCGCCCGGGTGCTGGGTGTCATGGGTCTGCTCAACGTGGGCTTCCTGAGTTTTCTGCTGTTCACCAGCAATCCGTTCGAACGCCTGGTACCCATGACGCCGGCGGATGGTGCGGACCTGAATCCGCTGCTCCAGGATTTCGGGCTGATCGTGCACCCGCCAATGCTCTACATGGGCTATGTGGGCTTTTCTGTAGCTTTCGCTTTTGCCATCGCCGCGCTGCTTTCCGGACGACTCGATGCGGCCTGGGCGCGCTGGTCGAGACCCTGGAGCAACATCGCCTGGGCGTTTCTTACCGTTGGGATCACCCTCGGCAGCTGGTGGGCTTATTACGAACTCGGCTGGGGTGGCTGGTGGTTCTGGGATCCGGTGGAAAATGCCAGCTTCATGCCCTGGCTGGTGGGCACCGCCCTGATCCATTCTCTGGCGGTTTCGGAAAAGCGCGGCACCTTCAAGAGCTGGACGCTGCTGCTTGCCATCGCAACTTTTTCCCTGAGTCTCCTGGGTGCATTCATCGTCCGCTCAGGGGTACTCACATCCGTGCACGCCTTCGCCGTGGATCCCACCCGGGGTCTGTTCATTCTGATTTTCCTGGTGCTGGTGGTGGGCGGTTCGCTGCTCATCTACGGATTCCGCGCATCCGCGATCCGTTCCCGCGTGCACTTTGAACTTCTCAGCCGGGAAGCTTTCCTGCTGCTGAACAACGTCCTGCTGGTCGTCGCGATGGCCGTGGTGCTGCTGGGCACCCTCTATCCCCTGGCGGTCGAAGCGATCACCGGGGGCGACAAGATTTCCGTTGGTCCGCCTTATTTCAATGCGGGATTCGTACCGCTCATGCTGCTGCTTGCCGCGGCACTCGGGCTGGTCTCGGCGCTGAACTGGAAGCGCACCCCCCTGGCCCGCATCTGGCTGCGGCTGCGCTGGATTGCAGCGGGCAGTCTCGGCTTCGGCGTGGTGGTACCGCTGCTGGCCAGTGGTGCCATGAGCTGGCAGGTCGGCGTCACCCTGGTTCTGGCAGCCTGGGTAGTCGGTTCTCAGGCGCTGGACGTCTGGCTGCGCATTGCCGGCGGCCTGCGCCGGGTGCCCCTGGCTTACTGGGGTATGTGTCTCGGTCACCTCGGCTTTGCCTGTACCCTGCTCGGTGTCGCACTCACTTCCCAGCTGTCAGTGGAGAAGGACCTGCGCATGATGGCGGGAGATCAGGTCGAGATCGGCGGCCGGGTATTCGAATTCATCGAAGTCTCCCAGGTGCGCGGTCCCAACTATGTGGCCCAGCGGGCAACCTTCAGTGTCAGCGAGGGTGACCGCCGCATCCTGATGGCGCCGGAGAAGCGCAGCTATCTGGCAAGCCGCAATCTGATGACTGAAGCGGCGATCGACCCGGGATTCACCCGGGACCTCTACGTTTCCATGGGCGAGCCGATTGGCGACGGAGCCTGGGCGGTACGTATCCAGATCAAACCCTTCGTGCGCTGGATCTGGTTCGGTGGTGTGCTCATGGCACTCGGTGGTGGACTCGCGGTGCTCGATGGCCGCTATCGACGGCTGCGTCGGCGGCTGGAAACCCCCGCCGGAGCAACGGTCAGCGCCTCATGA
- the ppnN gene encoding nucleotide 5'-monophosphate nucleosidase PpnN, whose product MPEKVDITVGPRGSLELLSQHEVDTLTGSSEHAQLFELFRRCALAVLNTGSETDDAAALFETYSDFSIEIGKRTRGLKLIIRNAPASAIVEGRMIEGVRQHLFAVLRDIVFLGTDIAAADQFDLTSGSGITDAVFHMLKHARVLDPDIPPRTVVCWGGHSISRDEYDYSKEVGYHLGLRGLDICTGCGPGAMKGPMKGAAVGHAKQRIRNGRYLGLSEPGIIAAEPPNPMVSNLVVLPDIEKRLEAFLRMAHGIVVFPGGVGTAEEILYLLGVLLDPANRNIVLPVVFTGPAGSEAYFRELDAFLRLCLGDAVSACYQIVIADAEEVGQVMGRAIRGVRKQRRRDGDAYYFNWLLHVPLQHQQPFAVSHGNVAGLRLSRDLPAHELAVNLRRAFSAIVTGNVKADGIRLIRERGPFELHSDAILTDALDRLLQAYVAQGRMKLHGEYKPCYQVRSVG is encoded by the coding sequence ATGCCCGAGAAGGTGGACATCACCGTTGGTCCGCGTGGCAGTCTCGAACTGCTCTCCCAGCACGAAGTAGACACGCTGACCGGCTCTTCGGAACACGCTCAGCTCTTCGAGCTGTTCCGTCGCTGTGCGCTGGCTGTGCTCAATACCGGCAGCGAGACTGACGATGCGGCCGCGCTGTTTGAGACCTACTCGGATTTCTCCATCGAGATCGGCAAGCGTACCCGAGGCCTGAAACTCATCATCCGCAATGCGCCGGCCAGCGCCATCGTCGAAGGTCGGATGATCGAAGGGGTGCGTCAGCATCTGTTCGCCGTGCTGCGGGACATCGTCTTCCTCGGCACCGACATCGCCGCTGCGGATCAGTTCGATCTGACCTCCGGCAGCGGGATCACAGATGCGGTGTTTCACATGCTCAAACATGCGCGGGTGCTGGATCCTGACATTCCGCCGCGCACGGTGGTCTGCTGGGGTGGACACTCGATTTCGAGAGACGAGTACGATTACTCGAAGGAAGTGGGCTATCACCTCGGCCTGCGCGGGCTCGACATCTGTACGGGCTGCGGCCCGGGCGCGATGAAGGGACCGATGAAGGGTGCGGCGGTAGGGCATGCCAAACAGCGGATCCGCAACGGCCGCTATCTGGGCCTGAGTGAGCCGGGCATCATTGCTGCCGAGCCGCCCAACCCGATGGTCAGCAACCTGGTGGTGCTGCCGGATATAGAGAAGCGGCTCGAAGCATTTCTGCGCATGGCGCACGGCATTGTCGTATTCCCGGGCGGGGTGGGTACCGCCGAAGAGATTCTCTATCTGCTCGGCGTGCTGCTGGATCCGGCCAACCGCAACATCGTACTGCCGGTGGTCTTCACCGGTCCTGCAGGCAGCGAAGCCTATTTCAGGGAGCTGGATGCTTTTCTGCGGCTGTGTCTCGGAGACGCTGTCAGTGCCTGTTATCAGATTGTGATTGCCGATGCAGAAGAGGTCGGTCAGGTTATGGGCAGGGCAATCCGCGGCGTGCGCAAGCAGCGCCGCCGGGATGGTGACGCCTACTATTTCAACTGGCTGCTGCACGTGCCACTGCAGCACCAGCAGCCTTTTGCAGTGAGCCATGGGAATGTCGCCGGTCTGCGTCTGAGTCGTGACCTGCCGGCGCACGAGCTTGCGGTCAATCTGCGACGGGCCTTCAGCGCGATTGTCACCGGTAATGTGAAGGCGGACGGCATCCGCCTGATTCGGGAACGTGGACCCTTCGAGCTGCACAGCGACGCCATCCTCACCGACGCGCTGGACCGGCTGCTGCAGGCATACGTGGCCCAGGGTCGCATGAAACTCCATGGTGAATACAAACCCTGTTATCAGGTCAGATCGGTGGGATGA
- the ccmA gene encoding cytochrome c biogenesis heme-transporting ATPase CcmA, translating to MSDSLLQIRNLGCLREGRLLFAHLDLDVRAGECIELTGPNGSGKSTLLRCLCGFFPDYSGSIRAEPVAYLGHKPGISSLLSPRQNLAWYAAFGSSSDDHIAVLERVGLAGYEDVRCQRLSAGQQRRVALARLILDDRRLWLLDEPFTALDHSGQSLVRELVSAHLQEGGAAICATHQPLELSGARPLQLGLVV from the coding sequence ATGTCTGACTCACTGCTGCAGATCCGCAATCTCGGCTGTCTGCGGGAGGGCCGTCTGCTCTTCGCGCACCTGGATCTGGATGTACGCGCCGGGGAGTGCATCGAACTGACCGGTCCCAATGGCAGCGGAAAGTCCACGCTTCTGCGCTGCCTCTGTGGCTTTTTTCCGGACTACAGCGGCAGCATTCGCGCGGAACCCGTTGCCTATCTGGGTCACAAACCGGGTATCAGCTCATTGCTGTCGCCCCGTCAGAATCTGGCCTGGTATGCCGCCTTCGGCAGCAGCAGCGATGATCACATCGCTGTTCTGGAACGGGTTGGTCTCGCCGGTTACGAGGATGTCCGCTGTCAGCGTCTCTCCGCCGGGCAGCAGCGTCGTGTGGCGCTGGCGCGACTGATACTCGATGACCGCCGACTCTGGCTGCTGGATGAGCCCTTCACCGCACTCGATCACTCGGGTCAGTCTCTGGTGCGGGAGCTTGTCAGCGCACACCTTCAGGAAGGCGGAGCGGCGATCTGCGCTACCCACCAGCCGCTGGAGCTGTCCGGCGCCCGGCCCCTGCAGCTCGGGCTGGTGGTCTAG
- a CDS encoding heme ABC transporter permease — protein sequence MNIKQWWHRLGSPRWFYDISGPWVWVFGVLAAALLLVGTVWGLAFAPPDYQQGNSFRIMYVHVPTAIVAQSAYMLMGAAGLVLLVWRMKLADMVLATVVPFGMSMTALALFTGAVWGKPTWGAWWVWDARTTSMLVLLFLYFGLFALRKAIPREESAGRACAVLALVGTINIPIIKYSVDWWLTLHQPATFRITEAPAMPPEMWLPLAVNVFGFYFLFGANLLGRLRLEILNRERGTAWVRALVGGQGSVG from the coding sequence ATGAACATTAAACAGTGGTGGCACAGACTTGGCTCTCCACGCTGGTTCTATGACATCAGCGGCCCCTGGGTCTGGGTATTCGGGGTGCTGGCGGCCGCGCTGCTCCTGGTGGGTACTGTGTGGGGGCTGGCCTTTGCACCGCCCGATTACCAGCAGGGCAACAGCTTCCGGATCATGTATGTACATGTACCCACTGCCATTGTCGCCCAGTCTGCCTACATGCTGATGGGCGCGGCGGGTCTCGTGCTGCTGGTCTGGCGCATGAAACTGGCGGACATGGTGCTGGCGACCGTCGTGCCCTTCGGGATGTCGATGACTGCGCTGGCGCTGTTCACCGGGGCGGTCTGGGGTAAGCCGACCTGGGGTGCCTGGTGGGTGTGGGACGCCCGCACCACCTCGATGCTGGTACTGCTGTTTCTCTATTTCGGTCTGTTTGCGCTGCGCAAGGCCATTCCCCGGGAAGAGAGCGCGGGGCGTGCCTGCGCCGTTCTCGCGCTGGTCGGCACCATCAATATTCCGATCATCAAATACTCGGTCGACTGGTGGCTCACCCTGCATCAGCCTGCCACCTTCAGAATTACTGAAGCCCCCGCCATGCCACCGGAAATGTGGCTGCCGCTGGCGGTCAATGTGTTCGGCTTCTATTTCCTGTTCGGCGCCAACCTGCTGGGACGTCTGCGCCTGGAAATCCTGAACCGGGAGCGGGGTACCGCGTGGGTGCGGGCGCTCGTCGGCGGGCAGGGAAGCGTCGGATGA
- the ccmE gene encoding cytochrome c maturation protein CcmE, with the protein MTFLVLGAGATVALLLTALSENINMFYPPDQVVDGSAPVGAQIRAGGMVLEGSVARDPQSLEVSFVLTDYRGAEFPVRYSGILPDLFREGQGVIVQGALAAGGTFEANQVLAKHDENYMPPELADMNPAHSTRPKSPLDVNSEANRAPAGAVSGNDS; encoded by the coding sequence GTGACATTTCTGGTACTTGGTGCAGGCGCGACCGTGGCCCTGCTGCTCACAGCACTGTCCGAGAACATCAACATGTTCTATCCGCCGGATCAGGTGGTGGATGGCAGCGCGCCGGTCGGCGCGCAGATCCGCGCCGGTGGGATGGTTCTCGAAGGGAGTGTGGCAAGGGATCCTCAGAGCCTCGAAGTCTCCTTCGTGCTCACCGACTACCGGGGTGCTGAGTTTCCGGTGCGCTACAGCGGCATCCTGCCGGATCTGTTTCGCGAGGGGCAGGGTGTCATTGTGCAGGGCGCTCTCGCCGCTGGCGGAACATTTGAAGCCAATCAGGTACTGGCCAAACACGATGAGAATTACATGCCCCCGGAACTGGCGGATATGAACCCGGCGCACAGCACCAGGCCGAAGTCTCCCCTGGATGTGAACAGCGAAGCGAACAGAGCACCGGCGGGTGCTGTGAGTGGCAATGACAGTTGA